One segment of Candidatus Thioglobus sp. DNA contains the following:
- the recF gene encoding DNA replication and repair protein RecF (All proteins in this family for which functions are known are DNA-binding proteins that assist the filamentation of RecA onto DNA for the initiation of recombination or recombinational repair.) — protein sequence MAIIRKLAITQFRNLNQQYIEPGKKLNLFVADNAQGKTSLIEAIYYLGHNRSFKTKSLKELIELDQQKFQIDAQVDDYRVKLEKSKQKTNINIDQSRLKNSSELSKILPIQIITPDKGFIVNGTPKNKRSYLDWGVFHVELDFLSHFKNYNKALKNINTLLSQQKQEELDFWFLEISKLSVEINKSRSNYIEQLKKTNSSELILELSGLFNTIDSFNYEFKSGWPKEVDAFNSDSVYQYLSKNKPLLVKAKYLNHGPHKASLKFFLNKKEECFLSRGEQKTLSIIFWLTQVSMLVKNNIYPIVLIDDISSELDTIKIKTILHYLNHLNVQIFMTDIGKDLSFIKDENPTIFKINKGVITTQ from the coding sequence ATGGCAATTATTCGTAAACTGGCCATCACTCAGTTTCGTAATCTAAATCAGCAATACATCGAACCAGGTAAAAAATTAAATCTATTTGTTGCTGATAATGCTCAAGGTAAAACTAGCTTAATAGAAGCAATTTACTATTTAGGACATAATCGATCTTTTAAAACTAAGTCATTAAAAGAGTTGATAGAACTAGACCAGCAAAAGTTTCAAATAGATGCTCAAGTTGATGATTATCGCGTTAAATTAGAAAAATCAAAACAAAAAACTAATATTAATATTGATCAGTCACGTTTAAAAAATAGTAGTGAATTATCTAAAATTTTGCCTATTCAAATTATTACACCTGATAAAGGATTTATAGTTAATGGAACGCCAAAAAATAAACGATCTTACTTAGATTGGGGTGTGTTCCACGTGGAACTTGACTTTTTATCACATTTTAAAAACTACAATAAAGCTTTAAAAAATATCAATACATTATTATCTCAACAAAAACAGGAAGAACTAGATTTCTGGTTTTTAGAAATTTCAAAACTCTCTGTTGAGATTAATAAATCTAGAAGTAATTACATTGAGCAATTAAAAAAAACAAATTCAAGTGAATTGATTCTAGAGTTATCTGGTTTATTTAATACTATAGATTCTTTTAACTATGAATTTAAATCAGGCTGGCCAAAAGAGGTTGATGCATTTAATAGTGATAGTGTTTATCAGTATTTATCAAAAAATAAGCCACTCCTAGTAAAGGCTAAATATTTAAACCATGGCCCCCATAAAGCCAGCCTTAAGTTTTTTTTAAATAAAAAAGAGGAGTGTTTCTTATCAAGGGGTGAGCAAAAAACTTTGTCTATTATATTTTGGTTAACTCAAGTATCAATGTTGGTAAAAAACAACATCTATCCTATCGTCCTGATTGATGACATATCTTCAGAATTAGATACAATCAAAATTAAAACTATATTGCATTATTTAAATCATCTAAATGTTCAAATATTTATGACAGATATCGGTAAAGATTTATCTTTTATTAAAGATGAAAATCCTACTATTTTTAAAATTAATAAAGGTGTTATAACAACCCAATAA
- the dnaN gene encoding DNA polymerase III subunit beta, with protein MNTQLTVKELLEPLQTVIGVVEKKQTLPILSHVLIQLKDNQLTLTTTDMEIEIRASHPIKTQEEISFTIYAKDLIDIIRKLPETTIIEFIIEESKIYIKTNKNSFELNTFNHQDFPFLPEIENTDIIKVNCQQLKELIENTSFSMGNQDIRAYLNGLYFEVDQDKIVVVATDGHRLSIGEIKQLNSLTKKKTVILPRKAVLELTKILSKSEHSEVDIHLSDNYFYLVSNDTTIISRLIDGNFPNYSQVLPTDFENTIVIDRLEFLNSLQQASIFVEERTKGVKLVFKNSQLNIFSHSERGQAKTQISTKNFDKEIEIAFNIHYLISILEKLQTNEINMVVPGGENQSCMLSSSDDETYQYVVMPMRI; from the coding sequence ATGAATACTCAACTAACTGTTAAAGAACTACTAGAACCTTTACAAACAGTTATCGGTGTTGTTGAAAAGAAGCAAACTCTACCCATTCTTTCTCATGTGCTTATTCAACTAAAAGATAACCAGTTGACCCTAACCACAACAGATATGGAAATTGAAATCCGAGCTTCTCACCCTATTAAAACACAGGAAGAAATTTCTTTTACTATCTATGCAAAGGATCTGATTGATATTATTAGAAAACTTCCTGAAACAACAATCATTGAGTTTATTATTGAAGAATCTAAGATTTATATTAAAACTAATAAAAATTCATTCGAGCTAAATACTTTTAATCATCAAGACTTCCCTTTTCTACCAGAAATAGAAAATACAGATATTATCAAAGTTAATTGTCAACAGTTAAAAGAGCTTATTGAAAATACTAGTTTCTCAATGGGAAACCAAGACATTAGAGCTTATTTAAATGGTTTGTATTTTGAAGTCGACCAAGACAAAATAGTTGTAGTTGCAACTGACGGGCATCGTTTATCTATTGGTGAAATTAAACAATTAAATAGCCTAACTAAAAAGAAAACAGTTATATTACCAAGAAAAGCTGTTTTGGAGTTAACCAAGATATTAAGTAAAAGTGAGCATAGTGAAGTAGATATCCACTTATCAGACAATTATTTTTATTTAGTTAGCAACGACACAACAATCATTAGTCGCCTTATTGACGGTAATTTTCCTAATTACTCTCAAGTATTACCAACTGACTTTGAAAATACAATTGTAATTGATCGTTTAGAGTTTTTAAATTCCCTTCAACAGGCTTCAATCTTTGTTGAAGAACGTACAAAAGGTGTTAAGTTAGTTTTTAAAAATTCACAATTAAATATTTTTTCGCATTCAGAACGAGGACAGGCTAAAACTCAAATCAGTACTAAAAATTTTGATAAAGAAATTGAAATTGCTTTTAATATACATTACCTAATTTCTATTTTAGAAAAATTACAAACAAACGAAATTAACATGGTTGTTCCGGGTGGTGAAAACCAATCTTGCATGTTGAGTAGCTCTGATGACGAGACTTATCAATATGTTGTTATGCCAATGCGTATTTAA